The Planctomycetota bacterium region GCGGTCGCAGCCGCGTGCTAGATTTATGAACTTGGCTCCGGGGGTCTGCGCAGACTCCGGGGTCGGTTTGTAATCGGGTTAGCGATCGTGCCGACAGGGCCGATCGTAGCGACGGGCGGTGGTTGATGATCCATGTTCGGCAATTGACCAAGCACTATGCCGACCTGAAGCGCGGTCGCTTTACCGCGCTGGCCGGGCTGAGCTTCGACGCGCTGCCGGGGCAGATCTTCGGACTGCTCGGACCCAACGGCGCCGGCAAGACCACGGCCCTGCGCATCCTCAGCACCGTGCTCCGCGCGTCAGACGGCACGGCCACGGTCAACGGCTTTGACGTTCTGACCCAGCCGTCGCTGGTGCGGCATCAGATCGGTTTCATGTCGGCCAACACCGGCGTGTACGACCGGATGACCGCTTGGGAAATGGTCGAGCACTTCGGCCGGCTGTATGGCTTGGCCGACGAGCCGCTGCGCGAGCGGATGGAACATCTGTTCGAGCGCTTGCAAATGAACAACATTCGCGACCTGATGGGCGCGAAGATGTCGACCGGCATGAAGCAGAAAGTCTCGATCGCCCGGGCGCTGGTCCACGACCCCCCGGTGCTGATCTTTGACGAAGCGACGTCGGGGCTCGACGTGCTGGTGGCCCGAGCGCTGCTACGCACGGTGGCCGAGCTGCGCGATCAGGGGAAGTGCATCATCTTCTCGACCCATATCATGCGCGAGGCCGAGAAACTGTGCGACCGGCTGGCGATCATGCATCGCGGGCACATCCTGGCCACGGGAACGCTGGCCGAGATTTGTGAATCGCAGCACCAGCCCGACCTGGAAGAATTGTTCTTCCAGTTGATTTCCAATTACGACCAGACACAAACCGAGAGCGACACGAACGCCTTGGCTTAGAACGCTAACCTCCGGTCATTGACCGGGGGCTAATGTAAGAACGAACGAATGATCCGCTGCAACTGGAACAACGTGCGACTGCTCTTCTTCCGCGAGGTGCGCGATCAATTGCGCGACCGGCGGACGCTGTTCATGATTGCCGTGTTGCCGCTGTTGCTGTATCCGCTGCTGGGGATGAGCCTGTTCCAGGTGGCTCAGTTCGTCCGCGAGCAGCCGACTCGGGTGCTGTTGATCGGCGCGGATCATCTTCCCGCCGAGCCGGCGCTGGTCGATGGCGAGCGATTTGCCGCCCGGCTGTTCAGCGAAACCGACAAGGCGCAGTTCCTCGAAGTCCATCGGGCCGAGGACTTGAACGACGAACACGAATTGAAGGGGCTCCACGCCAGCGAGCCCGACGCCCAGCAGGCCGCCGCGCGCCGCGCCGTCGAAGCGGGCTTGTTCGAGGCCGTGGTCTATGTGCCGGCCGACTTCAAGCAGCAACTGGCGCGGTTCCGCGCTTCGCTCGAAGCGGCCGCCGCGGCCCGATCGGCCGCGCCGCTCGACGCCGAGGTGCCCAGCCCGGCTGTCTTTTACAGCACCGCCAAGGAAAAATCGCAGCTCGCCTACCTTCGCGTCACGCAAGTCTTGCGGCACTGGACCGAAGAGATCGGCCAGGAGAATCTGGTCAGCTCGCGCGTGCCGCCGTCGGCCGTTAATCCGTTCAAGGTCGAAGAGCACGACGTGGCCGAGGAAGAGCAGCGGCACGCGGCCATGTGGAGCAAGATTCTGCCGTTCATGCTGCTGATCTGGGCGTTGACCGGCGCGTTTTATCCGGCCATCGACCTGTGCGCCGGCGAGAAGGAACGCGGCACATTGGAAACGCTGCTCAGCAGCCCGGCCGAGCGCGATGAGATCGTCTGGGGCAAGCTGCTCACGGTGATGACCTTCAGCGTGATGACCGCGGCGCTGAACGTGGTGAGCCTGGGCTTCACCGGCTTACTGGTGGTGCGCCAGTTCCCCGAGTTGGGCCCGCCGCCGCCGTTAGCGCCCGTCTGGCTGGCGATTGCCCTGTTGCCGATGTCGGCGCTGTTCAGCGCGCTCTGCCTGGCCTTGGCGGCGCTGGCTCGCAGCACCAAGGAAGGACAATACTACCTGATGCCGCTGGTGTTGGTCACGTTGCCGCTGGTGATGCTACCGATGGCGCCGGGCGTGGAGTTGACGCTGGGTAACAGTTTGATTCCGGTGACAGGTGTCGTGCTGCTGTTGCGGACGATGCTCGAAGGCGATTACCTGCAGGCGTCGCTCTACGTGGGACCGGTCATCGCCGTGACACTGGCGTGCTGCCTGTTCGCCGTGCGCTGGGCCGTCGATCAATTCAACAGCGAAGCGGTCCTGTTTCGCGAGAGCGAACGGCTCGACCTGACCGCCTGGATGCGGCACCTGGTCCGCGATCGAGGCGACACGCCGTCGGCCGCCGAAGC contains the following coding sequences:
- a CDS encoding CPBP family intramembrane metalloprotease, whose amino-acid sequence is MIRCNWNNVRLLFFREVRDQLRDRRTLFMIAVLPLLLYPLLGMSLFQVAQFVREQPTRVLLIGADHLPAEPALVDGERFAARLFSETDKAQFLEVHRAEDLNDEHELKGLHASEPDAQQAAARRAVEAGLFEAVVYVPADFKQQLARFRASLEAAAAARSAAPLDAEVPSPAVFYSTAKEKSQLAYLRVTQVLRHWTEEIGQENLVSSRVPPSAVNPFKVEEHDVAEEEQRHAAMWSKILPFMLLIWALTGAFYPAIDLCAGEKERGTLETLLSSPAERDEIVWGKLLTVMTFSVMTAALNVVSLGFTGLLVVRQFPELGPPPPLAPVWLAIALLPMSALFSALCLALAALARSTKEGQYYLMPLVLVTLPLVMLPMAPGVELTLGNSLIPVTGVVLLLRTMLEGDYLQASLYVGPVIAVTLACCLFAVRWAVDQFNSEAVLFRESERLDLTAWMRHLVRDRGDTPSAAEAVLCGVVILMLNFFLSLALGESREGKDLVTLALVTQLAVVATPALLMTVMLTRSPRKTLLLRWPAWASLPAAALLAAALHPAVSCLNVIVQRLYPISASLEKELHKLLAQAPDMTTLILALGVAPAIFEELAFRGFVLSGFRHLGHKWRAIVLSSLFFGVSHGVFQQSVVASLVGVVIGYLAVQSGSILPGMLFHVTHNSLALLSTQVTPALRENHPRLAWLLMDPRSEGFPYSPVAVGFGVLLAALVLFWFRSLPYRRTDEELLQEALEQQTSHPALG
- a CDS encoding ATP-binding cassette domain-containing protein produces the protein MIHVRQLTKHYADLKRGRFTALAGLSFDALPGQIFGLLGPNGAGKTTALRILSTVLRASDGTATVNGFDVLTQPSLVRHQIGFMSANTGVYDRMTAWEMVEHFGRLYGLADEPLRERMEHLFERLQMNNIRDLMGAKMSTGMKQKVSIARALVHDPPVLIFDEATSGLDVLVARALLRTVAELRDQGKCIIFSTHIMREAEKLCDRLAIMHRGHILATGTLAEICESQHQPDLEELFFQLISNYDQTQTESDTNALA